One window of Chloroflexus aggregans DSM 9485 genomic DNA carries:
- a CDS encoding glycosyltransferase family 4 protein: MRVLLAVHHFPPKYSAGAELYTMWLARELLRRGHETEVVCVETLAASQPFGVRAEPDRYEGIPVWRLHLGLRDAPANWSYANPAIEAWLHERMRIWQPDIMHLHSGYLIGVGAITAAYALGIPTVITLHDYWFLCPRITLLRGDSTLCRQPPDDPAACAWCLQLDRRRYRLPEQISGGWAGKVWMKLAAAEGRAEQQARRDTLRAALAMADLVIAPSQFLADVMKQWGQPVRVIRLGLSNERLTDIPPVQKRATLRLGYIGQIAPHKGVHLLITAVNQLPPSDKGIELTIFGNLAHNPVYTRQLQRLIGNHPHIHLAGPFSHDQLPAILSTIDVIVVPSIWYENSPLTIIEAHAAGRPVVTSRLGGMAELVRDEVDGLHFTPNDSRDLARQLERLRSETGLLERLRDGIQPPRSFAAEMHILLEHYTTLCERRGALRGSNA, from the coding sequence ATGCGCGTGTTGCTCGCGGTTCATCACTTCCCTCCCAAATACAGCGCCGGCGCTGAGTTGTACACGATGTGGTTGGCGCGCGAGCTGTTGCGTCGTGGTCACGAAACCGAAGTGGTCTGTGTCGAAACACTCGCGGCCAGCCAACCCTTCGGAGTGCGGGCCGAACCGGATCGCTACGAAGGGATTCCGGTATGGCGCTTGCACCTTGGCCTGCGCGACGCACCGGCCAACTGGAGCTACGCCAACCCGGCGATCGAGGCATGGTTGCACGAACGGATGCGGATCTGGCAGCCAGACATTATGCACCTGCACAGCGGTTATCTCATCGGTGTCGGCGCGATCACGGCGGCGTATGCACTGGGCATTCCAACCGTCATAACGCTTCACGATTATTGGTTTCTCTGCCCAAGGATCACGCTGTTGCGCGGTGATAGCACACTCTGTCGGCAACCGCCGGACGACCCGGCCGCGTGCGCATGGTGTTTGCAACTCGACCGGCGCCGTTACCGCCTACCGGAACAGATCAGCGGCGGTTGGGCCGGTAAGGTATGGATGAAGCTCGCTGCTGCTGAAGGACGAGCCGAGCAACAGGCCCGGCGTGACACATTACGAGCGGCGTTAGCCATGGCAGATCTCGTGATTGCGCCATCACAGTTTCTGGCCGATGTAATGAAACAGTGGGGCCAACCGGTGCGCGTCATCCGCTTAGGCTTGTCGAACGAGCGCTTGACTGACATCCCACCGGTACAGAAAAGGGCAACGTTACGTCTCGGCTATATCGGCCAAATTGCCCCGCACAAAGGCGTGCATCTGTTGATTACAGCCGTCAACCAGCTTCCACCGAGCGATAAGGGGATTGAATTGACGATTTTTGGCAATCTGGCCCATAATCCGGTCTATACCCGTCAGTTGCAACGTCTTATCGGTAACCATCCCCATATTCATCTGGCCGGACCGTTCAGCCACGATCAGTTACCGGCAATCTTAAGCACCATCGATGTGATCGTTGTGCCATCGATTTGGTACGAGAACAGCCCGCTAACCATTATAGAAGCGCATGCTGCCGGACGACCGGTGGTTACGTCGCGATTGGGCGGGATGGCCGAACTGGTACGTGATGAGGTTGACGGCTTACACTTTACGCCGAACGACAGTCGCGATCTGGCCCGTCAGTTAGAGCGATTGCGTAGTGAAACGGGGCTGTTAGAGCGGTTACGAGATGGCATTCAACCACCACGGTCATTCGCTGCGGAAATGCACATACTGTTAGAGCACTACACCACGCTGTGCGAACGGCGCGGCGCTTTGCGAGGAAGCAACGCATGA
- a CDS encoding glycosyltransferase family 2 protein has translation MKPRVAIIVLTYNGISDTLACLASLKRLTYPAKRYDVVVVDNASRDGTPAQVRSTFPQTIVIENGVNLGFAAGNNVGLRYAQVHGYDYVLLLNNDTEVAPDMLEQLVAAAETDSAIAAVGPIIYYYDAPQRIWSAGGSIDWRRGICRMAGEADDHGQYPARAVDFVTGCAMLIRVAVLDRVGLLDERFFMYFEETEWCVRAARAGYYCYFTPTAKVWHKIPLNARFDREYLAYYMTRNRLLFLHTTRVSWRTWLDALIRQDMRTYLSLWLRPKWRTRKGRIGMWYGWLDFWRGRFGPAPRVVVGR, from the coding sequence ATGAAACCGCGGGTTGCGATTATTGTGTTGACGTACAACGGTATTAGCGACACACTAGCCTGTCTCGCCTCGCTCAAACGGTTGACGTACCCGGCCAAGCGATACGACGTAGTGGTCGTTGATAACGCATCGCGTGATGGTACACCTGCACAAGTACGCAGCACATTCCCACAAACGATCGTGATCGAGAATGGGGTAAACCTCGGCTTTGCCGCCGGCAACAATGTTGGGTTGCGTTACGCGCAAGTGCACGGGTACGACTACGTGCTGCTACTCAACAACGATACCGAAGTAGCACCGGATATGCTCGAACAGCTTGTGGCAGCCGCCGAGACCGACTCGGCGATCGCTGCGGTGGGGCCGATCATCTACTATTACGACGCACCTCAGCGCATTTGGTCGGCAGGCGGCAGCATCGACTGGCGGCGTGGCATTTGCCGGATGGCCGGCGAAGCCGACGACCATGGTCAATATCCGGCACGTGCCGTCGATTTCGTGACCGGTTGCGCCATGTTGATCCGGGTGGCGGTGTTGGATCGGGTTGGTCTCCTCGACGAACGATTTTTTATGTATTTTGAAGAGACCGAATGGTGTGTACGGGCCGCACGGGCCGGATACTATTGCTACTTCACCCCGACGGCCAAAGTCTGGCACAAAATCCCGCTCAATGCCCGGTTTGATCGCGAGTACCTCGCCTACTATATGACACGCAACCGGTTACTCTTTCTCCACACAACGCGAGTTAGTTGGCGAACGTGGCTCGATGCCCTGATCAGGCAAGATATGCGCACCTACCTTAGTCTCTGGTTACGCCCCAAGTGGCGGACACGCAAGGGCAGAATTGGGATGTGGTACGGCTGGCTCGATTTCTGGCGGGGGCGATTTGGGCCGGCGCCGAGGGTAGTGGTGGGGAGATAG
- a CDS encoding glycosyltransferase family 4 protein: protein MEQLAHKRPLRIGIDARYLSHGLVGGIHTYLKHLLPELFLAGSNEQFVLYTDRKAPFELSNLPANVTIRTLPYRNTLSSIRNDVVGLRRAMTADRIDVAHFPANYGFGPRHAVTIITLHDAINVMPWHEIIAGHNKDPRSITMMTYLHVMTRRAVSRSHGLLTVSQHAKRDILRYCRYDVDAISVIPHGPPPDVRRITDEQVLAEVRERYGLTRPFVLADGLKNPAVLTRAWLLLPESLRQRYEIVFFARREPWPAVREAVAAGYAHLLLRPPRPDLITLFSMAAAFVFPSWFEGFGIPILEAMICGAPVIASDRGAIPEVVGDAGLIGDAEDKQTLARHLTTVLSDPTAAERLRQAGWQRAQQFSWQRAAQQTLTAYYAAVERQQRLAA from the coding sequence ATGGAGCAGCTAGCGCACAAACGGCCATTACGGATCGGCATCGATGCCCGCTACCTCTCGCATGGGTTAGTCGGCGGCATTCACACCTATCTCAAACATCTGTTGCCGGAGCTATTTCTTGCCGGCAGCAATGAGCAATTTGTGTTGTACACCGACCGCAAAGCACCGTTTGAGCTAAGCAATTTGCCGGCTAATGTGACGATCCGTACCTTGCCGTACCGCAACACCCTATCGAGTATCAGGAATGACGTGGTTGGTCTGCGCCGCGCAATGACTGCCGACCGGATCGATGTTGCGCACTTTCCGGCTAACTATGGGTTTGGGCCGCGCCACGCCGTCACGATCATTACCCTGCACGATGCGATTAACGTCATGCCGTGGCATGAGATTATTGCCGGCCACAACAAAGACCCGCGTTCAATCACGATGATGACGTATCTCCATGTGATGACACGGCGCGCAGTGAGCCGATCGCACGGCTTACTGACCGTGTCGCAGCATGCGAAACGCGATATTCTGCGCTATTGCCGGTATGATGTCGATGCGATCAGCGTCATTCCGCACGGCCCGCCCCCCGATGTCCGCCGGATTACCGATGAGCAGGTCTTAGCTGAAGTGCGGGAACGATATGGACTAACACGCCCGTTTGTACTGGCCGATGGGTTAAAAAACCCGGCAGTACTCACGCGCGCATGGCTGCTGTTGCCGGAATCGCTACGGCAGCGGTATGAAATCGTCTTTTTCGCTCGCCGTGAACCGTGGCCGGCCGTGCGCGAGGCAGTAGCGGCGGGATATGCTCATCTGCTCTTGCGTCCGCCACGGCCTGATCTCATTACACTATTTAGTATGGCAGCAGCGTTTGTTTTTCCATCATGGTTTGAGGGGTTTGGAATCCCGATCCTTGAAGCGATGATCTGTGGCGCGCCAGTGATTGCCTCTGATCGCGGCGCCATCCCGGAAGTCGTAGGCGATGCCGGTCTGATTGGTGACGCAGAAGATAAACAAACCTTGGCCCGTCATCTCACCACAGTGCTGAGCGACCCCACTGCAGCCGAACGGCTGCGGCAAGCAGGTTGGCAGCGCGCCCAGCAGTTTTCATGGCAGCGAGCCGCGCAGCAAACACTCACGGCTTATTATGCTGCTGTGGAGCGGCAGCAGCGATTAGCAGCATAG
- a CDS encoding glycosyltransferase family 4 protein — MRILILSTWWPEPDDNGSRLRAMAILRGLAARHELHLLAFSQGPATEVQANEIGRLCRSWQAFTRPDRLLTVRDRLGSLISPRPAAVRVRWSKPLAQAVQEAVVRWQPDVVLALQIDMAPYALLARNLPLVLEELELALILEDYQRWRGLRRLRSLLTALQHRRYVSTILPAFAAVTTVSEREAELARQIVGTQHPIITVIPNGVDSAACAAYGYRPEPDTLIYPGALSYSANFDAVNYFLGQIWPLIRARHPQARFRITGRVTAEQRAALPNGPGIEFTGYVDDIRDVISHHAVEVVPIREGGGTRLKILEALALGVPVISTSKGAEGLALIDGKHLLLADTPMDFARATSRLLNDPPLAHQLGAAGQHAVAARYDWQVIVPRLNDVLEEVAQPRKHRYDLVRA; from the coding sequence ATGCGCATCCTCATCCTCTCAACGTGGTGGCCTGAACCCGACGACAACGGCTCGCGTTTGCGAGCAATGGCGATTCTGCGCGGCTTAGCGGCCCGGCACGAACTACACCTGCTGGCCTTCAGTCAAGGGCCGGCCACTGAGGTACAAGCTAACGAAATCGGACGGTTGTGCCGCTCGTGGCAAGCATTCACACGACCTGACCGATTGCTGACGGTGCGAGATCGGCTGGGGAGTTTGATCAGTCCACGACCGGCTGCAGTACGGGTACGGTGGAGCAAGCCTCTCGCACAGGCAGTGCAAGAGGCGGTGGTACGATGGCAACCGGATGTCGTATTGGCGTTACAAATCGACATGGCACCATACGCCTTGCTCGCCCGCAATCTCCCACTCGTCCTTGAAGAACTAGAACTGGCGCTCATCTTGGAAGACTACCAACGCTGGCGAGGACTGCGTCGGTTACGGAGCCTCCTGACGGCACTGCAACATCGCCGCTACGTATCAACAATCTTGCCGGCGTTTGCGGCTGTCACCACTGTTTCCGAACGGGAAGCGGAACTTGCCCGCCAGATTGTCGGAACACAACATCCGATCATCACGGTCATTCCCAACGGGGTTGATAGCGCCGCTTGCGCCGCTTACGGCTACCGGCCCGAACCTGACACGCTGATCTACCCCGGTGCGCTCTCGTACAGTGCTAACTTTGATGCGGTCAATTACTTCCTCGGCCAAATCTGGCCACTAATCCGCGCCCGCCACCCACAAGCGCGCTTCCGTATTACCGGACGAGTCACCGCTGAGCAGCGTGCGGCGTTGCCGAACGGGCCAGGGATTGAATTTACCGGCTATGTAGACGACATCCGTGACGTGATTTCACACCATGCGGTTGAAGTAGTGCCCATCCGCGAGGGGGGTGGTACGCGGCTAAAGATTCTCGAAGCGCTGGCGTTAGGGGTGCCCGTGATCAGCACGAGCAAAGGAGCGGAAGGGCTAGCGCTGATTGACGGCAAACACCTGCTATTGGCCGATACGCCAATGGATTTCGCCCGTGCCACGAGCCGCCTGCTCAACGACCCACCGCTCGCCCACCAGCTTGGCGCAGCCGGCCAGCACGCGGTGGCCGCGCGTTACGATTGGCAAGTGATTGTGCCACGCTTAAACGACGTACTGGAAGAAGTTGCACAACCAAGGAAGCACCGCTATGACCTGGTCCGTGCCTGA
- a CDS encoding glycosyltransferase family 2 protein → MTWSVPEASIIIVNWNTRQLLLDCLAALPAATAGIETEVWVVDNGSRDGSVAAVAATFPDVFIIANPDNRGFAAANNQAIRASSGRYVFLLNSDTIAQPASITRLVHFLDTHPEVGVVGPQLRNADGSLQPSWAMFPNLITELTGKKIRWRRRYATNDGSPAYETDWLDGAAMLVRREVVKQVGLIDESYFMYTEEVDWCYRIKRVGWRICYLPTSSIIHFGGQSSKQAATRMKAELYFSKLRFFAKHYGQTAAWLLRLGLQIIFFGKATLGSILMVAGGGHHPTGKQFVRDGGLLWVAIRRRGRQPLTPERF, encoded by the coding sequence ATGACCTGGTCCGTGCCTGAGGCAAGTATTATTATCGTCAACTGGAATACGCGCCAACTGCTGCTCGACTGTCTAGCGGCGCTACCGGCGGCTACCGCTGGTATCGAGACGGAAGTCTGGGTGGTTGACAACGGCTCACGTGATGGAAGCGTCGCTGCGGTAGCCGCAACCTTTCCCGATGTCTTCATCATCGCCAACCCGGACAACCGTGGCTTTGCCGCGGCGAATAACCAGGCGATACGAGCCAGTAGCGGGCGGTACGTCTTCCTGCTCAACAGCGACACCATCGCTCAGCCTGCATCGATCACTCGGCTAGTACACTTCCTCGACACTCACCCAGAAGTTGGCGTCGTTGGGCCGCAGTTGCGCAATGCTGACGGCTCGTTACAACCATCGTGGGCGATGTTCCCGAACTTGATCACCGAACTGACCGGCAAAAAGATCCGGTGGCGGCGGCGATATGCAACAAACGATGGATCGCCGGCTTACGAAACCGACTGGCTCGACGGCGCAGCGATGCTTGTACGGCGAGAGGTGGTGAAGCAGGTTGGGTTAATCGACGAATCATACTTTATGTACACTGAAGAAGTCGATTGGTGCTACCGAATCAAGCGTGTCGGGTGGCGGATCTGCTACCTCCCGACATCGTCCATTATTCATTTTGGCGGCCAGAGTAGTAAACAAGCGGCAACCCGCATGAAGGCCGAACTCTACTTCAGTAAATTACGCTTCTTTGCCAAGCACTACGGCCAAACCGCAGCATGGCTACTCAGATTAGGACTACAGATCATCTTTTTCGGAAAAGCAACCCTTGGCAGCATCTTGATGGTAGCCGGCGGTGGTCATCATCCCACCGGCAAGCAATTTGTGCGTGACGGCGGTCTGCTGTGGGTAGCGATTAGACGGCGGGGTCGGCAACCGCTCACACCAGAGCGGTTTTGA
- a CDS encoding O-antigen ligase family protein — MRSLLYAFEAPPWLRRLPQPLLVGGVIGWLAVYSLAIGVMFGSNRTLIGLALLALPFGLIGLTLLLYRFEWFVLILPLTALAMRPVALPAGNNSHLPISMLLTLALCGIWVLAMIKRRTWQLTPSPLNKPLLALMGCFIFSTIWGTIWADPILDWWIMGNFRLAQFASLLSFLGLLATPLLIGRFIRFKWQIKAYLAMFIICGSLMTVAQTFGIDQIMLNDAGLWGLWFALPLAGVTYLQPRLHWRWRLAGSVLLLWHLWLAAIRNSLWISGWLPTIIGLVVMTFLISRRIFFVLVLIIAINLAIGPGRHYIDQVVNENIEEGGLGRLEIWQRNLSIVQQHWLFGMGVAGYAPYNMTYFRYDARSTHNNYFDILAQFGVIGFGLWLWFTIVSIRYGWRTIALAPPGILHTTAIVAIAGWIAAQFSMMLGDWILPFLYNQTVAGYAYTVYSWIFLGLLISVRQLVQKEPLS, encoded by the coding sequence ATGCGTTCTTTGCTGTACGCTTTTGAAGCACCACCGTGGCTGCGACGACTGCCACAACCGCTGCTTGTGGGCGGAGTGATCGGTTGGCTAGCAGTGTATAGCCTCGCGATCGGGGTGATGTTCGGCAGCAATCGCACGTTGATCGGATTGGCCCTATTGGCATTACCGTTTGGGCTGATTGGTCTTACCTTACTGCTCTACCGATTCGAGTGGTTTGTGTTGATCTTGCCATTGACCGCACTTGCGATGCGACCGGTGGCGTTGCCGGCCGGTAATAATAGCCATTTGCCGATCAGTATGCTGCTTACCCTCGCGTTGTGCGGCATTTGGGTGTTGGCAATGATCAAACGACGCACGTGGCAACTAACACCTTCACCGCTCAACAAGCCACTGCTCGCCTTGATGGGCTGTTTCATCTTCTCGACCATCTGGGGCACAATCTGGGCCGATCCGATCCTTGATTGGTGGATTATGGGCAATTTTCGCTTGGCCCAATTCGCTTCACTGCTCTCTTTTCTTGGCTTGCTCGCCACACCGTTACTGATTGGGCGTTTCATTCGGTTTAAATGGCAGATCAAAGCCTATCTGGCAATGTTCATCATTTGCGGCAGCCTGATGACTGTCGCTCAGACGTTCGGTATCGATCAAATTATGTTAAACGATGCCGGCCTATGGGGGCTTTGGTTTGCGCTTCCACTTGCCGGAGTCACCTATCTCCAACCACGGCTACACTGGCGATGGCGGTTGGCGGGTAGTGTACTACTCCTCTGGCACTTGTGGCTGGCTGCCATTCGCAATTCACTTTGGATTTCGGGTTGGCTACCAACTATCATCGGCCTTGTTGTTATGACCTTTCTTATATCACGACGTATCTTTTTCGTTCTCGTCCTTATTATTGCTATCAATCTGGCGATTGGGCCTGGCAGACACTACATCGACCAAGTGGTCAACGAGAACATTGAAGAGGGAGGGTTGGGTCGGCTCGAAATCTGGCAACGCAATCTCTCGATCGTCCAGCAACACTGGCTTTTTGGGATGGGAGTTGCCGGGTATGCACCGTACAACATGACCTATTTTCGTTACGATGCTCGTTCGACCCACAACAATTACTTCGATATTCTGGCTCAATTTGGTGTCATCGGCTTTGGCCTCTGGCTCTGGTTCACCATTGTTAGTATCCGGTACGGTTGGCGTACCATTGCGCTTGCACCACCGGGCATTTTACACACCACCGCCATTGTGGCCATCGCCGGTTGGATAGCAGCTCAGTTCTCGATGATGCTCGGTGATTGGATTTTACCGTTTCTCTACAACCAGACCGTCGCCGGTTATGCATATACCGTCTATAGCTGGATATTCCTCGGCTTACTGATTAGTGTGCGACAGTTGGTGCAGAAAGAGCCATTGTCATGA